One genomic region from Mastacembelus armatus chromosome 21, fMasArm1.2, whole genome shotgun sequence encodes:
- the fap gene encoding dipeptidyl peptidase 4 isoform X2, whose amino-acid sequence MKKKKIITPNPPGSHEMGGTETVIAPQSPPVNTPAGKQGCNKVLWGVVGAAVVIMLITIPAVYFSKPGDNKRQFTLDDYFNNTIRWKAYNLHWISDKEYLHKTEDANVFLHNAETKEESLYISNSTFAQVEATDYLLSGDYKYIAFESNYTKKWRYSFTASYSIYDRERSTFVTSVDLPAVVQYFAWAPTGNKYAYVSNFNIFFKPDVNAESIQVTHNGKKNKILNGVPDWVYEEEVFGSNGAIWWSTTGKYLAYAEFNDTDVRKVEFSWYGSEQYPQTVAIPYPKAGSNITKVKLFVVDTANSSQRIQVFAPASVASGDHIMCSVTWVTDERFAVQWLTRKQNYVVVQIYDADGNNWIPTQKFEQTSKTGWIGHYTPLPLFFAEDKLSFYKVMSDTQGYKHIHYVKDGKATPITSGKWEVIYISKLTTDAIYFVSNEYQGIPGKRNLYKVMIGSSPSPHQCLTCDLYKDRCQYNSAYFSFNASFYRKDCYGPGLPLVTLMDNRGPELSILEDNSALENILSEFQMPTMQYGTLRVAGFDLWYQMMLPPNFKKSKKYPLLIDVYAGPSSQRVDYRFKLNWGTYLSSSHGIIIASFDGRGSGYQGDEIMHAIYWRLGTFEVEDQITAVRKFIEMGFIDKDRIAIWGWSYGGYVTSMALGAGTGLFKCGIAVAPVAKWEYYDAVYTERYMGKPTENSDFYKNSTVTARAKNFKSVDYLLVHGTADDNVHFQQAVQISKALVNEKVDFEAMWYTDKDHTLSGSALRHTYNLMSDFLQRCLLNPK is encoded by the exons atgaagaaaaaaaaaataattactcCAAACCCCCCTGGGTCTCATGAGATGGGAGGCACTGAGACTGTGATAGCCCCTCAGAGCCCACCTGTCAACACGCCTGCAGGCAAACAG GGCTGCAACAAGGTGCTGTGGGGAGTGGTAGGGGCGGCTGTCGTCATCATGTTAATAACTATCCCAGCGGTTTATTTCAGCA AGCCTGGTGATAACAAAAGACAGTTCACCCTCGACGATTACTTCAATAACACCATCAGGTGGAAAGCCTACAATCTGCACTGGATATCAG ATAAGGAGTATCTGCATAAAACAGAAGATGCTAATGTCTTTCTCCACAATGCTGAAACAAAAGAGGAGTCACTATATATAAGCAACTCTACCTTT GCCCAAGTGGAAGCCACAGATTATTTGCTGTCAGGCGATTATAAATACATTGCTTTTGAAAGCAATTACACCAAG AAGTGGAGATATTCGTTCACAGCTTCATACTCCATATATGACAGGGAGCGTTC AACTTTTGTTACATCTGTGGATCTTCCAGCTGTTGTGCAATACTTTGCCTGGGCCCCAACAGGAAACAAATAT GCTTATGTCTCAAActtcaacatttttttcaaaccaGATGTCAATGCTGAATCTATACAAGTAACCCACAATGGGAAAAAGAATAAGATCCTCAATGGTGTCCCTGACTGGGTATATGAgg AGGAAGTGTTTGGATCAAATGGGGCAATATGGTGGTCAACAACTGGGAAATATTTGGCATATGCAGAGTTTAATGATACAGACGTTCGCAAAGTGGAGTTCTCTTGGTATGGATCTGAGCAATATCCTCAAACAGTGGCTATCCCATACCCAAAG GCTGGATCAAACATTACCAAGGTGAAACTGTTTGTGGTTGACACCGCAAATTCATCTCAACGCATTCAGGTGTTTGCTCCTGCATCTGTTGCTTCTGG TGATCATATTATGTGCTCAGTGACCTGGGTTACGGACGAACGCTTCGCTGTGCAGTGGCTCACGAGAAAACAGAATTATGTGGTTGTACAGATCTATGACGCTGATGGAAACAACTGGATACCAACACAG AAATTTGagcaaacaagcaaaacagGATGGATTGGCCAT TATACGCCCTTACCTCTTTTCTTTGCTGAAGATAAACTCAGTTTCTACAAAGTGATGAGTGATACTCAGGGCTACAAACATATTCATTATGTGAAAGAT GGGAAAGCAACACCTATTACCTCTGGCAAGTGGGAAGTCATCTATATATCCAAATTAACCACAGATGCCAT ATATTTTGTGAGTAACGAGTACCAAGGAATACCTGGGAAGAGAAACCTTTACAA GGTTATGATTGGAAGCAGTCCTTCTCCCCATCAGTGCCTCACATGCGACCTGTATAAGGATAGGTGTCAGTACAACTCAGCCTACTTCAGCTTTAACGCCTCCTTCTACCGAAAGGACTGTTATG GACCTGGATTGCCCCTGGTCACACTCATGGACAACAGGGGTCCAG AGCTCTCCATTCTTGAAGACAACAGTGCACTGGAAAATATTCTCTCAGAATTCCAAATGCCAACAATGCAGTATGGCACACTAAGGGTTGCAGGATTTG ATCTTTGGTATCAAATGATGTTACCCCCCAATTTCAAGAAGTCTAAAAAATATCCTCTTCTTATTGATGT GTACGCCGGCCCTTCTAGCCAGCGGGTCGACTATCGTTTTAAGTTAAACTGGGGCACGTACCTCTCCAGTTCACACGGGATCATCATTGCTAGCTTTGATGGAAGGGGAAGTGGTTACCAAGGTGATGAAATAATGCACGCAATCTACTGGCGCCTTGGGACGTTTGAAGTGGAAGATCAGATCACTGCTGTGAG GAAATTCATTGAGATGGGGTTTATCGACAAAGACAGAATAGCCATATGGGGCTGG TCATATGGTGGTTATGTGACCTCAATGGCCTTGGGTGCTGGAACTGGGCTCTTCAAGTGTGGAATAGCAGTAGCCCCAGTAGCCAAGTGGGAATATTATG ATGCAGTGTACACTGAACGCTATATGGGCAAGCCCACAGAAAATTCAGACTTCTACAAA AACTCCACAGTGACAGCCAGAGCAAAGAACTTCAAATCAGTAGACTATCTACTGGTCCATGGCACAGCCGATG ACAACGTCCATTTCCAGCAGGCAGTACAGATCTCTAAAGCTCTGGTGAACGAGAAGGTGGACTTCGAGGCAATG TGGTACACTGACAAGGACCACACTCTCAGTGGATCAGCCCTCCGTCATACGTACAACCTCATGAGTGACTTCCTGCAGCGGTGCCTCCTTAATCCCAAATAG
- the fap gene encoding dipeptidyl peptidase 4 isoform X1 — MKKKKIITPNPPGSHEMGGTETVIAPQSPPVNTPAGKQGCNKVLWGVVGAAVVIMLITIPAVYFSKPGDNKRQFTLDDYFNNTIRWKAYNLHWISDKEYLHKTEDANVFLHNAETKEESLYISNSTFAQVEATDYLLSGDYKYIAFESNYTKKWRYSFTASYSIYDRERSTFVTSVDLPAVVQYFAWAPTGNKYAYVSNFNIFFKPDVNAESIQVTHNGKKNKILNGVPDWVYEEEVFGSNGAIWWSTTGKYLAYAEFNDTDVRKVEFSWYGSEQYPQTVAIPYPKAGSNITKVKLFVVDTANSSQRIQVFAPASVASGDHIMCSVTWVTDERFAVQWLTRKQNYVVVQIYDADGNNWIPTQKFEQTSKTGWIGHYTPLPLFFAEDKLSFYKVMSDTQGYKHIHYVKDGKATPITSGKWEVIYISKLTTDAIYFVSNEYQGIPGKRNLYKVMIGSSPSPHQCLTCDLYKDRCQYNSAYFSFNASFYRKDCYGPGLPLVTLMDNRGPGAQLSILEDNSALENILSEFQMPTMQYGTLRVAGFDLWYQMMLPPNFKKSKKYPLLIDVYAGPSSQRVDYRFKLNWGTYLSSSHGIIIASFDGRGSGYQGDEIMHAIYWRLGTFEVEDQITAVRKFIEMGFIDKDRIAIWGWSYGGYVTSMALGAGTGLFKCGIAVAPVAKWEYYDAVYTERYMGKPTENSDFYKNSTVTARAKNFKSVDYLLVHGTADDNVHFQQAVQISKALVNEKVDFEAMWYTDKDHTLSGSALRHTYNLMSDFLQRCLLNPK, encoded by the exons atgaagaaaaaaaaaataattactcCAAACCCCCCTGGGTCTCATGAGATGGGAGGCACTGAGACTGTGATAGCCCCTCAGAGCCCACCTGTCAACACGCCTGCAGGCAAACAG GGCTGCAACAAGGTGCTGTGGGGAGTGGTAGGGGCGGCTGTCGTCATCATGTTAATAACTATCCCAGCGGTTTATTTCAGCA AGCCTGGTGATAACAAAAGACAGTTCACCCTCGACGATTACTTCAATAACACCATCAGGTGGAAAGCCTACAATCTGCACTGGATATCAG ATAAGGAGTATCTGCATAAAACAGAAGATGCTAATGTCTTTCTCCACAATGCTGAAACAAAAGAGGAGTCACTATATATAAGCAACTCTACCTTT GCCCAAGTGGAAGCCACAGATTATTTGCTGTCAGGCGATTATAAATACATTGCTTTTGAAAGCAATTACACCAAG AAGTGGAGATATTCGTTCACAGCTTCATACTCCATATATGACAGGGAGCGTTC AACTTTTGTTACATCTGTGGATCTTCCAGCTGTTGTGCAATACTTTGCCTGGGCCCCAACAGGAAACAAATAT GCTTATGTCTCAAActtcaacatttttttcaaaccaGATGTCAATGCTGAATCTATACAAGTAACCCACAATGGGAAAAAGAATAAGATCCTCAATGGTGTCCCTGACTGGGTATATGAgg AGGAAGTGTTTGGATCAAATGGGGCAATATGGTGGTCAACAACTGGGAAATATTTGGCATATGCAGAGTTTAATGATACAGACGTTCGCAAAGTGGAGTTCTCTTGGTATGGATCTGAGCAATATCCTCAAACAGTGGCTATCCCATACCCAAAG GCTGGATCAAACATTACCAAGGTGAAACTGTTTGTGGTTGACACCGCAAATTCATCTCAACGCATTCAGGTGTTTGCTCCTGCATCTGTTGCTTCTGG TGATCATATTATGTGCTCAGTGACCTGGGTTACGGACGAACGCTTCGCTGTGCAGTGGCTCACGAGAAAACAGAATTATGTGGTTGTACAGATCTATGACGCTGATGGAAACAACTGGATACCAACACAG AAATTTGagcaaacaagcaaaacagGATGGATTGGCCAT TATACGCCCTTACCTCTTTTCTTTGCTGAAGATAAACTCAGTTTCTACAAAGTGATGAGTGATACTCAGGGCTACAAACATATTCATTATGTGAAAGAT GGGAAAGCAACACCTATTACCTCTGGCAAGTGGGAAGTCATCTATATATCCAAATTAACCACAGATGCCAT ATATTTTGTGAGTAACGAGTACCAAGGAATACCTGGGAAGAGAAACCTTTACAA GGTTATGATTGGAAGCAGTCCTTCTCCCCATCAGTGCCTCACATGCGACCTGTATAAGGATAGGTGTCAGTACAACTCAGCCTACTTCAGCTTTAACGCCTCCTTCTACCGAAAGGACTGTTATG GACCTGGATTGCCCCTGGTCACACTCATGGACAACAGGGGTCCAGGTGCAC AGCTCTCCATTCTTGAAGACAACAGTGCACTGGAAAATATTCTCTCAGAATTCCAAATGCCAACAATGCAGTATGGCACACTAAGGGTTGCAGGATTTG ATCTTTGGTATCAAATGATGTTACCCCCCAATTTCAAGAAGTCTAAAAAATATCCTCTTCTTATTGATGT GTACGCCGGCCCTTCTAGCCAGCGGGTCGACTATCGTTTTAAGTTAAACTGGGGCACGTACCTCTCCAGTTCACACGGGATCATCATTGCTAGCTTTGATGGAAGGGGAAGTGGTTACCAAGGTGATGAAATAATGCACGCAATCTACTGGCGCCTTGGGACGTTTGAAGTGGAAGATCAGATCACTGCTGTGAG GAAATTCATTGAGATGGGGTTTATCGACAAAGACAGAATAGCCATATGGGGCTGG TCATATGGTGGTTATGTGACCTCAATGGCCTTGGGTGCTGGAACTGGGCTCTTCAAGTGTGGAATAGCAGTAGCCCCAGTAGCCAAGTGGGAATATTATG ATGCAGTGTACACTGAACGCTATATGGGCAAGCCCACAGAAAATTCAGACTTCTACAAA AACTCCACAGTGACAGCCAGAGCAAAGAACTTCAAATCAGTAGACTATCTACTGGTCCATGGCACAGCCGATG ACAACGTCCATTTCCAGCAGGCAGTACAGATCTCTAAAGCTCTGGTGAACGAGAAGGTGGACTTCGAGGCAATG TGGTACACTGACAAGGACCACACTCTCAGTGGATCAGCCCTCCGTCATACGTACAACCTCATGAGTGACTTCCTGCAGCGGTGCCTCCTTAATCCCAAATAG
- the fap gene encoding dipeptidyl peptidase 4 isoform X3, protein MGCNKVLWGVVGAAVVIMLITIPAVYFSKPGDNKRQFTLDDYFNNTIRWKAYNLHWISDKEYLHKTEDANVFLHNAETKEESLYISNSTFAQVEATDYLLSGDYKYIAFESNYTKKWRYSFTASYSIYDRERSTFVTSVDLPAVVQYFAWAPTGNKYAYVSNFNIFFKPDVNAESIQVTHNGKKNKILNGVPDWVYEEEVFGSNGAIWWSTTGKYLAYAEFNDTDVRKVEFSWYGSEQYPQTVAIPYPKAGSNITKVKLFVVDTANSSQRIQVFAPASVASGDHIMCSVTWVTDERFAVQWLTRKQNYVVVQIYDADGNNWIPTQKFEQTSKTGWIGHYTPLPLFFAEDKLSFYKVMSDTQGYKHIHYVKDGKATPITSGKWEVIYISKLTTDAIYFVSNEYQGIPGKRNLYKVMIGSSPSPHQCLTCDLYKDRCQYNSAYFSFNASFYRKDCYGPGLPLVTLMDNRGPGAQLSILEDNSALENILSEFQMPTMQYGTLRVAGFDLWYQMMLPPNFKKSKKYPLLIDVYAGPSSQRVDYRFKLNWGTYLSSSHGIIIASFDGRGSGYQGDEIMHAIYWRLGTFEVEDQITAVRKFIEMGFIDKDRIAIWGWSYGGYVTSMALGAGTGLFKCGIAVAPVAKWEYYDAVYTERYMGKPTENSDFYKNSTVTARAKNFKSVDYLLVHGTADDNVHFQQAVQISKALVNEKVDFEAMWYTDKDHTLSGSALRHTYNLMSDFLQRCLLNPK, encoded by the exons ATG GGCTGCAACAAGGTGCTGTGGGGAGTGGTAGGGGCGGCTGTCGTCATCATGTTAATAACTATCCCAGCGGTTTATTTCAGCA AGCCTGGTGATAACAAAAGACAGTTCACCCTCGACGATTACTTCAATAACACCATCAGGTGGAAAGCCTACAATCTGCACTGGATATCAG ATAAGGAGTATCTGCATAAAACAGAAGATGCTAATGTCTTTCTCCACAATGCTGAAACAAAAGAGGAGTCACTATATATAAGCAACTCTACCTTT GCCCAAGTGGAAGCCACAGATTATTTGCTGTCAGGCGATTATAAATACATTGCTTTTGAAAGCAATTACACCAAG AAGTGGAGATATTCGTTCACAGCTTCATACTCCATATATGACAGGGAGCGTTC AACTTTTGTTACATCTGTGGATCTTCCAGCTGTTGTGCAATACTTTGCCTGGGCCCCAACAGGAAACAAATAT GCTTATGTCTCAAActtcaacatttttttcaaaccaGATGTCAATGCTGAATCTATACAAGTAACCCACAATGGGAAAAAGAATAAGATCCTCAATGGTGTCCCTGACTGGGTATATGAgg AGGAAGTGTTTGGATCAAATGGGGCAATATGGTGGTCAACAACTGGGAAATATTTGGCATATGCAGAGTTTAATGATACAGACGTTCGCAAAGTGGAGTTCTCTTGGTATGGATCTGAGCAATATCCTCAAACAGTGGCTATCCCATACCCAAAG GCTGGATCAAACATTACCAAGGTGAAACTGTTTGTGGTTGACACCGCAAATTCATCTCAACGCATTCAGGTGTTTGCTCCTGCATCTGTTGCTTCTGG TGATCATATTATGTGCTCAGTGACCTGGGTTACGGACGAACGCTTCGCTGTGCAGTGGCTCACGAGAAAACAGAATTATGTGGTTGTACAGATCTATGACGCTGATGGAAACAACTGGATACCAACACAG AAATTTGagcaaacaagcaaaacagGATGGATTGGCCAT TATACGCCCTTACCTCTTTTCTTTGCTGAAGATAAACTCAGTTTCTACAAAGTGATGAGTGATACTCAGGGCTACAAACATATTCATTATGTGAAAGAT GGGAAAGCAACACCTATTACCTCTGGCAAGTGGGAAGTCATCTATATATCCAAATTAACCACAGATGCCAT ATATTTTGTGAGTAACGAGTACCAAGGAATACCTGGGAAGAGAAACCTTTACAA GGTTATGATTGGAAGCAGTCCTTCTCCCCATCAGTGCCTCACATGCGACCTGTATAAGGATAGGTGTCAGTACAACTCAGCCTACTTCAGCTTTAACGCCTCCTTCTACCGAAAGGACTGTTATG GACCTGGATTGCCCCTGGTCACACTCATGGACAACAGGGGTCCAGGTGCAC AGCTCTCCATTCTTGAAGACAACAGTGCACTGGAAAATATTCTCTCAGAATTCCAAATGCCAACAATGCAGTATGGCACACTAAGGGTTGCAGGATTTG ATCTTTGGTATCAAATGATGTTACCCCCCAATTTCAAGAAGTCTAAAAAATATCCTCTTCTTATTGATGT GTACGCCGGCCCTTCTAGCCAGCGGGTCGACTATCGTTTTAAGTTAAACTGGGGCACGTACCTCTCCAGTTCACACGGGATCATCATTGCTAGCTTTGATGGAAGGGGAAGTGGTTACCAAGGTGATGAAATAATGCACGCAATCTACTGGCGCCTTGGGACGTTTGAAGTGGAAGATCAGATCACTGCTGTGAG GAAATTCATTGAGATGGGGTTTATCGACAAAGACAGAATAGCCATATGGGGCTGG TCATATGGTGGTTATGTGACCTCAATGGCCTTGGGTGCTGGAACTGGGCTCTTCAAGTGTGGAATAGCAGTAGCCCCAGTAGCCAAGTGGGAATATTATG ATGCAGTGTACACTGAACGCTATATGGGCAAGCCCACAGAAAATTCAGACTTCTACAAA AACTCCACAGTGACAGCCAGAGCAAAGAACTTCAAATCAGTAGACTATCTACTGGTCCATGGCACAGCCGATG ACAACGTCCATTTCCAGCAGGCAGTACAGATCTCTAAAGCTCTGGTGAACGAGAAGGTGGACTTCGAGGCAATG TGGTACACTGACAAGGACCACACTCTCAGTGGATCAGCCCTCCGTCATACGTACAACCTCATGAGTGACTTCCTGCAGCGGTGCCTCCTTAATCCCAAATAG
- the fap gene encoding dipeptidyl peptidase 4 isoform X4 produces the protein MCIISEPGDNKRQFTLDDYFNNTIRWKAYNLHWISDKEYLHKTEDANVFLHNAETKEESLYISNSTFAQVEATDYLLSGDYKYIAFESNYTKKWRYSFTASYSIYDRERSTFVTSVDLPAVVQYFAWAPTGNKYAYVSNFNIFFKPDVNAESIQVTHNGKKNKILNGVPDWVYEEEVFGSNGAIWWSTTGKYLAYAEFNDTDVRKVEFSWYGSEQYPQTVAIPYPKAGSNITKVKLFVVDTANSSQRIQVFAPASVASGDHIMCSVTWVTDERFAVQWLTRKQNYVVVQIYDADGNNWIPTQKFEQTSKTGWIGHYTPLPLFFAEDKLSFYKVMSDTQGYKHIHYVKDGKATPITSGKWEVIYISKLTTDAIYFVSNEYQGIPGKRNLYKVMIGSSPSPHQCLTCDLYKDRCQYNSAYFSFNASFYRKDCYGPGLPLVTLMDNRGPGAQLSILEDNSALENILSEFQMPTMQYGTLRVAGFDLWYQMMLPPNFKKSKKYPLLIDVYAGPSSQRVDYRFKLNWGTYLSSSHGIIIASFDGRGSGYQGDEIMHAIYWRLGTFEVEDQITAVRKFIEMGFIDKDRIAIWGWSYGGYVTSMALGAGTGLFKCGIAVAPVAKWEYYDAVYTERYMGKPTENSDFYKNSTVTARAKNFKSVDYLLVHGTADDNVHFQQAVQISKALVNEKVDFEAMWYTDKDHTLSGSALRHTYNLMSDFLQRCLLNPK, from the exons ATGTGCATCATTTCAGAGCCTGGTGATAACAAAAGACAGTTCACCCTCGACGATTACTTCAATAACACCATCAGGTGGAAAGCCTACAATCTGCACTGGATATCAG ATAAGGAGTATCTGCATAAAACAGAAGATGCTAATGTCTTTCTCCACAATGCTGAAACAAAAGAGGAGTCACTATATATAAGCAACTCTACCTTT GCCCAAGTGGAAGCCACAGATTATTTGCTGTCAGGCGATTATAAATACATTGCTTTTGAAAGCAATTACACCAAG AAGTGGAGATATTCGTTCACAGCTTCATACTCCATATATGACAGGGAGCGTTC AACTTTTGTTACATCTGTGGATCTTCCAGCTGTTGTGCAATACTTTGCCTGGGCCCCAACAGGAAACAAATAT GCTTATGTCTCAAActtcaacatttttttcaaaccaGATGTCAATGCTGAATCTATACAAGTAACCCACAATGGGAAAAAGAATAAGATCCTCAATGGTGTCCCTGACTGGGTATATGAgg AGGAAGTGTTTGGATCAAATGGGGCAATATGGTGGTCAACAACTGGGAAATATTTGGCATATGCAGAGTTTAATGATACAGACGTTCGCAAAGTGGAGTTCTCTTGGTATGGATCTGAGCAATATCCTCAAACAGTGGCTATCCCATACCCAAAG GCTGGATCAAACATTACCAAGGTGAAACTGTTTGTGGTTGACACCGCAAATTCATCTCAACGCATTCAGGTGTTTGCTCCTGCATCTGTTGCTTCTGG TGATCATATTATGTGCTCAGTGACCTGGGTTACGGACGAACGCTTCGCTGTGCAGTGGCTCACGAGAAAACAGAATTATGTGGTTGTACAGATCTATGACGCTGATGGAAACAACTGGATACCAACACAG AAATTTGagcaaacaagcaaaacagGATGGATTGGCCAT TATACGCCCTTACCTCTTTTCTTTGCTGAAGATAAACTCAGTTTCTACAAAGTGATGAGTGATACTCAGGGCTACAAACATATTCATTATGTGAAAGAT GGGAAAGCAACACCTATTACCTCTGGCAAGTGGGAAGTCATCTATATATCCAAATTAACCACAGATGCCAT ATATTTTGTGAGTAACGAGTACCAAGGAATACCTGGGAAGAGAAACCTTTACAA GGTTATGATTGGAAGCAGTCCTTCTCCCCATCAGTGCCTCACATGCGACCTGTATAAGGATAGGTGTCAGTACAACTCAGCCTACTTCAGCTTTAACGCCTCCTTCTACCGAAAGGACTGTTATG GACCTGGATTGCCCCTGGTCACACTCATGGACAACAGGGGTCCAGGTGCAC AGCTCTCCATTCTTGAAGACAACAGTGCACTGGAAAATATTCTCTCAGAATTCCAAATGCCAACAATGCAGTATGGCACACTAAGGGTTGCAGGATTTG ATCTTTGGTATCAAATGATGTTACCCCCCAATTTCAAGAAGTCTAAAAAATATCCTCTTCTTATTGATGT GTACGCCGGCCCTTCTAGCCAGCGGGTCGACTATCGTTTTAAGTTAAACTGGGGCACGTACCTCTCCAGTTCACACGGGATCATCATTGCTAGCTTTGATGGAAGGGGAAGTGGTTACCAAGGTGATGAAATAATGCACGCAATCTACTGGCGCCTTGGGACGTTTGAAGTGGAAGATCAGATCACTGCTGTGAG GAAATTCATTGAGATGGGGTTTATCGACAAAGACAGAATAGCCATATGGGGCTGG TCATATGGTGGTTATGTGACCTCAATGGCCTTGGGTGCTGGAACTGGGCTCTTCAAGTGTGGAATAGCAGTAGCCCCAGTAGCCAAGTGGGAATATTATG ATGCAGTGTACACTGAACGCTATATGGGCAAGCCCACAGAAAATTCAGACTTCTACAAA AACTCCACAGTGACAGCCAGAGCAAAGAACTTCAAATCAGTAGACTATCTACTGGTCCATGGCACAGCCGATG ACAACGTCCATTTCCAGCAGGCAGTACAGATCTCTAAAGCTCTGGTGAACGAGAAGGTGGACTTCGAGGCAATG TGGTACACTGACAAGGACCACACTCTCAGTGGATCAGCCCTCCGTCATACGTACAACCTCATGAGTGACTTCCTGCAGCGGTGCCTCCTTAATCCCAAATAG